Genomic segment of Candidatus Polarisedimenticolaceae bacterium:
GCGGTCGCCAAGCTCCTCCCCGGCCTGCTCAAGCAGCACAAACGCATCATCTTCAACGGCAACGGCTACGCCAAGGAGTGGGAGATCGAGGCCGGAAAACGCGGCCTGCTGAACCTGCGCAACTCCGTGGACGCCTTCCCCGAGCTCGTGAAGCCCGAGGTCCTCAGGGCGTTCGAGAAGTTCAAGGTCCTCAACGAGCGCGAGCTCCAGGCGCGTTACGAGATCGCTCTCGAGCAGTACAACAAGACCGTCAACATCGAGGCGCAGACGATGGTGCTGATGGCGAACCGGTACATCCTGCCGGCCGCCTTCGAGTACCAGAAGGCGATCGCCGACACCGTGAGCGCCTCGAAGGCCGCGGGGGCGGAGTGCACGGAGGGGACGAAGCTCCTCAAGAAGCTGTGCGACCTCGTCTGCGACCTCAGAAAGCGGACCGACGCCCTCGAGCACGAGCTCGAGCACTCCGGAGGCTCGGCCCTCGACCACGCGAAGCACTTCCGGGACAAGGTCGTCCCGGCGATGAACGCGCTGCGGGACACCGGGGACGCGATCGAGTACCTGGTCCCCAGCGAGAAGTGGCCGCTTCCGACCTATCGCGAGATGTTGTTCATCAAGTAGGCCGGATGCGTCGAACGATTCCGATCCTCGTGGTCGCGGCGGCCGCCCTCTCCTGCGGGCGGTCCGCCGCGCCGCCGACGGCGGTCGAAGGCCTCCCCGTCCTCCTCGAGTTCTACAGCGACACCTGACCGGCCTGCGCGCGCTTCGCCCGTGCGGCGAAGGAGGACCCGACCGTCGTCTCCGAGCTGAAGCGGGTCGTCCTGAAGAAGGTCGACGCCAACAGCGAGGAGGGCGGCGCCGCCGCCGACCGCTACTTCGTCGAGGGGCTCCCCGCGTTCGTGCTGATCCGTCCCTCCGACGGGGCGCTGATCGACCACTGGTCGGGGTACCGCGGCCCCGGAGATTGGATCGCGCGGCTGGGCGTCGCGCTCTCCGATCCCGTCACCGAAACCGACCGGCGCGCGCGGTTCCAGCAGCAACCGAGCGCGAACGACGCGCTCGCCCTCGCCCGCCTCGCCGACGCACGCAAGGACTGGGGGGAGTCGGCGCGCTGGATCCGCGAGGCGGGGCGCGTCGAGCCCCGGCTGCGGGCCGAACACGCGGTTGACCTGCTCTTCGCAATGGCGCGCGGCGTTCCCAACCGCGACTTCACCGTCGCGCAGGTGCTGGGGCAGGCCGCGATCGTGCGCGACGGCGCCGCGACGACTCCCGAGGCGCACCTGCGCGCCGCGGCGGCCCTCGCCGATCTCGCAGAGCAGCAGGAGGACCCCGCGATCGTCGCGCCGTTCCTGTCCAAGGCGATGGAGGCGAGTGCATCGATCCAGGACCCCGACCTCGTGGCGCTGCGGGCGCAGCTTCTCGTCCTCGAGGCGCTCCACGTCGCGAAGGACCCCGTCCGGGCGGCCGCGCTGAAGAAGGACGCGATGGCGCCGGGGTGGCAGGAGTCCGCCGACGGGCTGAACGAATACGCGTGGTGGTGCGCCCGGCAGAAGGTCAACCTCGCGGAGGCCGAGGCCTTCGCCCGCCGGGGCGTGGAGAAGTCCGAGGGAGGCGCCGCGCGCGCGCAGGTCCTCGACACGCTCGCGGAGATCCTCTTTCTCCGGGGAGATCGCGAGGGTGCCGCGGCGACCGCGAGGCAGGCGGTGGAGATGGACCCGGCGAATCCCTGGTATCGGAAGCAGGTGGCGAGGTTTGCCGGGGCCCGGTCGGCGCGTTAACCGCCGCCACCCGTTCCTCGCTGCATCACCCCCTCGACTCGGGCGGCCCGCTCGGCCGCGTCCCGCTCGAGGCAAGCCGTCACCACCGCGTCGATCCAGGCGGGCACGCCCGGCGCGAGACGGGACGGCGGAGGCACGGGACGCGAGCCGGCCGCTCCCCTCAGCCCACCCGGATCCGCGTGGAAGAGCAGGCGACCCGTCGCCATCTCCCACAACACGACCCCGAGCGAGAACCAGTCGCTCGCGGGCCCGGGCTCGCAGAGCCGTGTGAGCTGTTCCGGCGAGGCGTACGCGGGGGTGAATCCGGACGCCTGGCCGCTCCGCCCCGTCCATCGCGCCATCGTGAAGTCGGTCAGCACCGCCGCGGGATCGTCACCGGGAACCGTGAGCAGGAGGATGTTCGCCGGCTTGACGTCGAGGTGCGCGACGCCCCGCCCGTGCGCGTACCGTAACGCGCCCGCGACGTTGCGGAGCACCTCGAGGCACAACGTGGAGGACATCGGACGGCCGGCACGGATCAGGACGTCGAGGCCGGGCCCGTCCACGAACGGCATCACGATGTACGGGGTCCCCTCCGCGATCCCGTAGTCGTAGATCTCGATGATCCCCGGATGGCTCAGCCCCGCCGCCGTGCGCGCCTCCGAGCGGAACGCGGCGAGGGTGTGCGGATCGTCCCGCAGGTGCGGGTGGAGGACCTTGATGGCGACCGCGCGCCCCAGGACCGTGTCGAAGGCGCGATGGACGATCCCCTGCCCTCCTTCCCCGATGACCGCCTCCAGGCGGTATCGTCCCGCGAGCAGCGCGGGATCGAGCGTGAGCGTCGGATCGGACTCGGCGGAGGCGGAGATCTCGGCCGCGGCGGACTCGGCGGCGACGGCGACGATCCGCGACCGCGCCTCGCCGATCGTGACCGCTTCCGAGACTTTCCGGAGGTCCTCGAGCATCCGCGAGGCGTCGCGATAGCGGGCCGTCGATTCCGGATGGAGCGCCCGCTCGAAGAGATGCCTCGTCTGCGGCGGGACGACCCCCGCCAGGCGGTCGAGGGGAAGCGCACCCATCCCGGCGATGCGGCGCAGCGTCTCCTGGAGGTCGCGCGGCGGCGGCGCGTCGCCGAACACGGGGTGACGTCCGCACAGCAGCTCGAGCAACACGACGGCGAGGGAGAAGCAGTCCGAGGCCGGCCCGACCTCCTCCCCGCGCGCCTGCTCCGGGGACATGTAGAGCGGCGTGCCGAGTACGTGGCGCGGCTCGCTCAACCGGGACCGGTCGCGCACGAACGCGAGTCCGAAGTCGGCGAGGTAGGCCTCGCCGTCGTCCAGCAGCACGTTCGAGGG
This window contains:
- a CDS encoding serine/threonine-protein kinase, producing MVVSGVTDLPAGTRLGAFEIEELLASGSAARVYRARQAYLDRPVALKVFEKVRFAPRHHARRFLREATALARLEHPHVVPIYHAGEHGAWVYFATRLMEGGTLADAAGRGVSAWEALAWATDVCDALAFAHERGIVHRDVKPSNVLLDDGEAYLADFGLAFVRDRSRLSEPRHVLGTPLYMSPEQARGEEVGPASDCFSLAVVLLELLCGRHPVFGDAPPPRDLQETLRRIAGMGALPLDRLAGVVPPQTRHLFERALHPESTARYRDASRMLEDLRKVSEAVTIGEARSRIVAVAAESAAAEISASAESDPTLTLDPALLAGRYRLEAVIGEGGQGIVHRAFDTVLGRAVAIKVLHPHLRDDPHTLAAFRSEARTAAGLSHPGIIEIYDYGIAEGTPYIVMPFVDGPGLDVLIRAGRPMSSTLCLEVLRNVAGALRYAHGRGVAHLDVKPANILLLTVPGDDPAAVLTDFTMARWTGRSGQASGFTPAYASPEQLTRLCEPGPASDWFSLGVVLWEMATGRLLFHADPGGLRGAAGSRPVPPPSRLAPGVPAWIDAVVTACLERDAAERAARVEGVMQRGTGGGG